Proteins encoded in a region of the Acyrthosiphon pisum isolate AL4f unplaced genomic scaffold, pea_aphid_22Mar2018_4r6ur Scaffold_21329;HRSCAF=23657, whole genome shotgun sequence genome:
- the LOC100575714 gene encoding ubiquitin-conjugating enzyme E2 W-like: MANKALFEKRLLREYQLLVTNPIPGMSVDVQAEQNLQIWIINIRGAEGTLYDGEQFQLQFKFNPRYPFESPEVTFVGQNIPVNPHVYSNGHICLSTLNIDWSPVLTVQSVCLSVISMLSSCKEKKRPEGDSIYVKTCSKNPKETDWLYDDDNV, translated from the exons ATGGCAAATAAAGCTCTATTTGAA AAGAGACTTCTAAGAGAATACCAACTACTGGTCACAAATCCTATTCCAGGAATGTCTGTAGATGTACAAGCTGAACAAAATTTGCAAAT ttggaTTATAAATATACGAGGCGCTGAAGGTACTTTATATGATGGAGAACAGTTCCAGTTACAGTTCAAATTTAACCCCAGATATCCTTTTGAGTCGCCcgaa gttacaTTTGTAGGCCAAAATATTCCAGTTAATCCACACGTATATAGTAATGGCCATATATGTTTATCTACTCTTAATATTGACTGGTCACCAGTATTAACTGTTCAGTCTGTCTGTCTTTCAGTAATATCTATGCTAAGCAGCTGCAAAGAAAag aaAAGACCTGAAGGTGATAGCATATATGTAAAAACTTGCAGCAAAAATCCAAAAGAAACAGACTGGTTGTATGATG ATGACAATGTTTGA